The following are encoded together in the Bacteroidales bacterium MB20-C3-3 genome:
- a CDS encoding HAMP domain-containing sensor histidine kinase: MKKQSTKFLFAVLLFTAMLHEIDALAHVKDTLDSKSKNILVVSSYNNGYTWSDEIIDHIGSQLMTAHNHFDVSVEHISSEYNPDFTVWIYRYNIITSAYKNHPPDILVLIGDEAWFSHRYSIKREGFEKTQVIVVAAKNLSFSMEQLSAGDSTEFADLQPTVELFDDLNATGVLRELNIEGLFDVMEDMVKPLKNIYILTDFRIQGYYSKLLAKEILKERGHPNGIFISSNDVNTDSLLHMVPTFRDSSAIFLSSWFTTGFGFKYSVNYTYSQISKSSKLPVFGVVGEAIEDGVFTGGYFMPQNFWGEQAVKLIEQVDKLGSAKHIEPSIYRDSVFHVNWKNASERSIKRSSIPKKSVIYARPLDLLRKFKEEIIIVGSIFIILLIAAILVFRSYLQVRASRIRLMDSEDNLYKALRKSQESDRLKSAFLANMSHEIRTPLNSILGFSELLSETSDEDERRQYIKIISSSSDLLLRLIDDILDLSKIEAGTYEFVFERVDLCGLIEELRQIFHHKERADLKLIVECKYHELEIFADRKRLFQVLTNLVNNAIKFTKKGYVKVSCHLEEFDGEKIAVIQVEDTGMGIPPDKVDTIFDRFVKLNDLSEGTGLGLTICNTIIQKHKGSIHVESTYGSGSKFTVRLPV; this comes from the coding sequence ATGAAAAAACAGAGCACTAAATTTCTTTTTGCAGTATTGCTTTTTACGGCAATGCTTCATGAAATTGATGCTCTGGCTCATGTTAAAGATACATTAGATTCTAAAAGCAAAAATATACTTGTTGTAAGTTCTTACAACAATGGCTACACCTGGTCTGATGAGATAATTGACCATATCGGCAGCCAGCTTATGACAGCGCACAACCATTTTGATGTTAGTGTAGAGCACATCTCTTCTGAATATAACCCGGATTTTACGGTATGGATATACCGGTATAACATTATTACAAGCGCATATAAAAATCACCCTCCGGATATTCTGGTTCTTATTGGGGATGAGGCTTGGTTCTCACACAGATATTCAATAAAGAGGGAGGGATTTGAAAAAACTCAGGTAATTGTTGTTGCTGCCAAAAACCTCTCTTTCTCAATGGAGCAGTTATCAGCGGGAGATTCAACAGAGTTTGCAGACCTCCAGCCAACAGTTGAATTATTTGATGATTTAAATGCTACAGGAGTCCTTAGAGAGCTAAATATTGAAGGCCTGTTTGATGTTATGGAGGATATGGTTAAGCCTCTCAAGAATATTTATATTTTAACAGATTTCAGAATTCAGGGTTATTACTCAAAACTTTTGGCAAAAGAAATTCTTAAAGAGAGAGGGCATCCTAATGGTATTTTTATTAGCTCCAATGATGTGAATACGGACTCTCTCTTACATATGGTCCCAACTTTCAGAGACTCATCTGCCATATTTTTATCTTCCTGGTTTACTACTGGATTTGGGTTTAAGTACTCAGTAAATTACACCTACTCTCAAATATCAAAAAGCTCAAAACTTCCTGTTTTTGGTGTAGTTGGCGAAGCTATTGAGGATGGTGTTTTTACAGGAGGTTATTTTATGCCCCAAAATTTCTGGGGAGAGCAAGCGGTAAAGCTTATTGAACAGGTTGATAAACTTGGAAGTGCAAAACATATAGAACCATCAATATACAGGGACAGCGTTTTCCATGTAAACTGGAAGAATGCCAGTGAAAGATCAATAAAAAGATCTTCAATCCCTAAAAAATCTGTTATTTATGCAAGACCCCTTGATTTACTGCGAAAGTTTAAAGAGGAGATAATTATTGTCGGCTCAATTTTTATAATACTTTTAATAGCAGCAATACTGGTATTTAGGAGTTATCTCCAGGTCAGAGCGTCAAGAATCAGGCTTATGGATTCTGAGGATAATCTGTATAAAGCCTTAAGGAAATCCCAGGAGAGTGACCGGCTAAAATCAGCATTTCTTGCAAATATGAGTCACGAGATAAGAACACCCTTGAATTCAATTTTGGGATTTTCTGAGTTACTCTCAGAGACATCTGACGAAGATGAGCGCAGGCAATATATTAAAATAATATCATCAAGCAGTGATTTACTGCTGAGACTTATAGATGATATTCTTGACCTGTCAAAAATTGAGGCGGGTACATACGAGTTTGTTTTTGAAAGAGTAGATCTTTGCGGACTTATTGAAGAGCTCAGACAGATTTTTCACCACAAAGAGAGGGCAGATCTAAAATTAATAGTAGAGTGTAAATATCACGAGTTAGAGATATTTGCAGATCGTAAGCGTCTCTTCCAGGTTCTGACAAATCTGGTTAATAACGCTATAAAATTTACCAAAAAAGGGTATGTTAAGGTAAGTTGTCATCTGGAAGAGTTTGACGGTGAGAAAATAGCTGTTATTCAGGTAGAGGATACAGGAATGGGAATCCCTCCAGACAAGGTTGACACAATTTTTGACAGATTTGTAAAGTTAAATGACCTCTCTGAAGGTACAGGGCTTGGGCTTACTATATGTAATACGATTATTCAAAAACACAAAGGGTCAATACATGTTGAATCCACTTACGGTTCTGGTTCAAAATTTACTGTAAGACTTCCTGTTTAA
- a CDS encoding glycosyltransferase — protein MNKTGAYKLTVTIPVLNEEDNIPSLVKRLDSLTSIVNNFPVCFLFIDDGSKDGSLNLIKDICSKKENYFFLKFKKNYGLSAALKAGFDYAESEFTGYIDADLQVAPEDFSLLIPFISDYEMVMGIRQHRKDTVVKAISSKIANGFRRMMTGDGIEDTGCPLKIIRSSYAKRIPMFNGMHRFLPALLLLQNGKIKQVPVEHHPRVAGVSKFHLFNRLVGPFLDTFAYRWMKKRYINYSVSDNNLG, from the coding sequence ATGAACAAAACCGGTGCTTACAAACTGACTGTCACCATTCCTGTCCTTAACGAAGAGGATAATATCCCGTCACTGGTAAAAAGACTTGACTCTCTGACATCCATTGTTAACAATTTCCCGGTCTGTTTTCTATTTATAGATGACGGATCAAAAGATGGAAGTCTTAATCTTATTAAGGATATTTGCAGTAAAAAGGAGAATTATTTTTTTCTGAAATTTAAAAAAAACTATGGTTTAAGTGCTGCTCTCAAAGCCGGTTTTGATTATGCCGAATCTGAATTCACAGGTTACATTGACGCTGACCTGCAGGTTGCTCCTGAGGACTTTTCACTCCTAATACCATTTATCAGTGATTACGAAATGGTTATGGGAATCAGGCAGCACAGAAAGGATACAGTTGTTAAAGCAATCTCCTCTAAAATTGCAAATGGATTCAGACGAATGATGACAGGAGATGGTATAGAAGATACGGGGTGTCCTTTAAAGATTATAAGGAGCTCGTATGCTAAACGCATCCCTATGTTCAACGGGATGCACAGGTTTTTACCTGCACTTCTTCTGCTTCAAAATGGCAAAATAAAACAGGTTCCTGTTGAACATCATCCCAGAGTTGCCGGTGTTTCAAAATTTCACCTTTTCAACAGGCTTGTTGGCCCCTTCCTGGATACCTTTGCATACCGATGGATGAAAAAAAGATATATTAATTATTCTGTCTCTGATAATAACTTAGGCTAA
- a CDS encoding Gfo/Idh/MocA family oxidoreductase: protein MKNFAIIGVAGYIAPRHLKAVRDTGNKLAAAYDVFDSVGIMDSYFPDASFFTEFELFDRHLSKMKREVNGIEYLSICTPNYLHDAHIRYGLRLNADVICEKPLVLNPWNIDALSVAERESGKKVNTILQLRLHPAIQDLRKRVASAPAGKIFDVDLTYITSRGNWYYTSWKGDSRKSGGVATNIGVHFYDMLAWVFGAVKNNVVHISSHDRVAGLLEFDKARVRYFLSINEDTLPREAKEAGKRTYRSLQMEGIEVEFSDGFTELHTESYKKIIAGEGFGLEDARAAVEIVHGIRHANPLGLKGDYHPLAALKPANHPFGWI from the coding sequence ATGAAAAATTTTGCAATTATTGGAGTTGCGGGCTACATTGCCCCAAGGCACCTTAAAGCTGTTAGGGATACCGGAAATAAGCTTGCTGCTGCCTATGATGTTTTTGATAGTGTAGGAATAATGGATTCATATTTCCCTGATGCATCATTTTTTACAGAGTTTGAACTTTTTGACAGACACCTTTCAAAAATGAAAAGGGAGGTTAATGGTATTGAGTACCTCTCTATCTGTACACCCAACTACCTTCACGATGCCCATATAAGATATGGTCTAAGGCTCAATGCCGATGTTATTTGCGAGAAGCCTCTGGTTCTCAATCCCTGGAATATTGATGCACTTAGCGTTGCCGAAAGGGAGAGCGGAAAAAAAGTTAACACCATACTCCAGCTAAGACTGCATCCTGCTATACAAGACTTAAGGAAAAGAGTTGCCTCCGCTCCTGCCGGGAAAATTTTTGATGTGGATCTCACCTATATTACATCGAGGGGTAACTGGTACTATACAAGCTGGAAGGGTGATTCAAGAAAGAGCGGAGGGGTTGCAACAAATATTGGAGTCCACTTTTATGATATGCTAGCATGGGTTTTTGGCGCAGTTAAAAATAATGTAGTTCATATATCTTCGCACGACAGGGTAGCCGGACTTCTGGAGTTTGACAAAGCGAGGGTAAGATACTTCCTCTCAATAAATGAGGATACACTACCCAGAGAGGCAAAAGAGGCCGGTAAAAGAACCTACAGATCACTTCAGATGGAGGGTATTGAAGTTGAGTTCTCTGATGGATTTACCGAATTGCATACTGAGTCTTACAAAAAAATAATCGCCGGAGAGGGATTTGGTCTTGAAGATGCCAGAGCAGCTGTTGAAATTGTTCACGGAATAAGACACGCAAATCCTTTAGGATTAAAGGGTGACTACCACCCTCTTGCCGCTCTTAAGCCAGCTAACCATCCGTTTGGATGGATTTAA
- the rfbB gene encoding dTDP-glucose 4,6-dehydratase: MKNILITGGAGFIGSHLVRLMVNKYPQYNIFNLDLLTYAGNLENLRDVEGMTNYKFIKGDICDIEFISKVITENQIDGIIHLAAESHVDRSILDPFSFARTNVMGTLSLLQAARMYWSKAWAEQKNGTKAGDSPFEGKLFYHVSTDEVYGSLEDDGTFFTEETKYDPHSPYSASKASSDHFVRAWHDTYGMPVVISNCSNNYGPYQFPEKLIPLFINNICNNKPLPVYGKGENVRDWLYVEDHANAIDLIFHEGSVGETYNIGGFNEWKNIDLIKVLIATVDRQLGRPAGASLPLITYVTDRAGHDLRYAIDSGKLHRELGWSPSLQFEEGIEKTVKWYLENREWMERITSGDYKSYYDQMYRGR; the protein is encoded by the coding sequence ATGAAAAACATACTTATAACTGGTGGAGCCGGATTTATAGGATCACATCTGGTTAGGCTGATGGTCAACAAATATCCCCAATACAATATTTTTAACCTGGACCTGCTCACTTATGCCGGGAACCTTGAGAATCTCAGAGATGTTGAGGGGATGACTAACTACAAGTTTATAAAGGGTGATATCTGTGATATTGAGTTTATAAGCAAGGTGATTACTGAAAACCAGATTGATGGGATCATTCACCTGGCCGCCGAGTCTCATGTGGACCGATCGATTCTTGACCCATTCTCATTTGCCAGAACTAATGTTATGGGTACCCTCTCCCTGCTTCAGGCTGCGAGAATGTACTGGAGTAAAGCCTGGGCTGAGCAAAAAAATGGGACAAAGGCTGGCGATTCGCCATTTGAGGGGAAACTGTTTTACCATGTCTCTACCGATGAGGTTTACGGCTCTCTTGAGGATGACGGCACCTTCTTTACCGAGGAGACCAAATATGATCCGCACTCGCCATATTCGGCATCAAAAGCCTCAAGCGACCATTTTGTGAGGGCGTGGCACGACACTTACGGGATGCCTGTGGTTATCTCTAACTGCTCAAACAACTATGGTCCCTATCAGTTTCCCGAGAAATTGATTCCTCTGTTTATCAATAATATATGCAACAATAAACCTCTTCCTGTTTACGGCAAGGGTGAGAATGTGAGAGACTGGCTCTATGTGGAGGATCACGCAAATGCAATTGACCTGATATTTCACGAGGGGAGTGTGGGTGAGACATACAACATAGGGGGCTTTAACGAATGGAAAAATATTGACCTCATAAAGGTACTTATAGCGACTGTTGACAGGCAGCTCGGCCGCCCTGCGGGCGCCTCGCTGCCGCTTATCACCTATGTCACTGACCGTGCCGGCCACGATCTTCGCTATGCGATTGACTCCGGTAAGCTACACCGGGAGCTCGGGTGGTCACCCTCGCTCCAGTTTGAAGAGGGCATTGAAAAGACCGTAAAATGGTACCTGGAAAACCGGGAGTGGATGGAGAGGATAACATCCGGAGATTACAAAAGCTATTACGACCAGATGTATAGAGGGCGATAG
- a CDS encoding WbuC family cupin fold metalloprotein, whose product MLKIDNALLDQISESAKSSPRLRMNYNLHDSLDAPAQRLMNALEPGTVLPVHRHKHTDETYIVLRGAIKVLFYDENGKLIEKFILDPCDGEYGVNIPAGTFHTLEVLSKGTVIFEVKEGEYTPVEPEDILYLQQ is encoded by the coding sequence ATTCTAAAAATAGACAATGCCCTCCTTGATCAAATTTCAGAATCGGCAAAATCATCCCCGAGGCTAAGGATGAACTATAATCTTCACGATTCACTTGATGCTCCTGCCCAACGACTTATGAATGCACTCGAGCCGGGGACAGTTTTACCTGTCCACAGACATAAACATACAGATGAGACCTACATCGTTCTAAGAGGGGCAATCAAAGTACTTTTCTATGATGAAAATGGGAAATTGATTGAAAAATTTATACTTGATCCTTGTGACGGGGAGTATGGAGTTAATATACCTGCCGGCACATTTCATACTCTGGAGGTTCTTTCAAAGGGGACTGTTATCTTTGAGGTAAAGGAGGGAGAATACACACCGGTTGAGCCTGAAGATATATTATATTTGCAGCAATGA
- a CDS encoding GNAT family N-acetyltransferase, protein MGENITHNKELNRFEYITPEATAYIEYEISEKVMDLTHTIVPKLLEGRGLGGALVKHALDYARSNGFRIIPTCWFVDKFVKKFKDYQDLVIEISEDSHNGPVCEI, encoded by the coding sequence ATGGGAGAAAATATCACTCACAACAAAGAGTTAAACAGGTTTGAGTACATTACCCCTGAAGCAACAGCATATATTGAATATGAGATTTCAGAAAAAGTAATGGACCTTACACACACCATTGTACCCAAATTGCTTGAGGGGAGGGGGCTCGGCGGAGCACTTGTGAAACACGCCCTGGATTATGCCCGTTCAAATGGCTTCAGGATTATTCCTACATGTTGGTTTGTAGATAAATTCGTTAAAAAATTTAAAGATTACCAGGACCTTGTAATTGAGATTTCTGAAGATTCTCACAATGGTCCCGTTTGCGAAATTTAA
- a CDS encoding heavy metal translocating P-type ATPase, translated as MVMKRVYPVTNMSCAGCAAGVEKTLQAQPGVIYAVVNFADSSVVLETDSDVTSPEKLRDVVRAMGYDMIIEDPDEARIIKEERELSNFRKLKRNTILSWVFSTPVMIISMLFMDHSSAHAGIDLVNILLMILSLPVMAVFGRGFFITGFKQAGMRRANMDTLVALSTSIAFLFSTFNTIWPSFWLERGLQPVVYFEAAVMIISFVLLGKFLEERAKGNTTASIKKLMGLAPQTATVIRNGERIEVAVSTIKAGEIVVVRPGEKIPVDGLLTEGDSYVDESMISGEPIGVLKRRGDSVLAGTINQKGSFNFEATRVGSETVLSKIIAMVKEAQGSKAPVQRIVDKIAAVFVPSVLALSMLTLILWLIIGGSEHIFHALLSAVSVLVIACPCALGLATPTALMVGIGKAAEEHILIKDATALEQIMNINDVVLDKTGTITEGIPSVTNYKYTGEEGHLAVLAEMERKSEHPLAEAIVEWAESELGATDGSVNISDFESITGKGVKCKYDGDIWWAGNADMVSCNIPAEIRALTEDWQGRGLSIIYYGRENTLLAVIAAADKINAGSVSAVERLKNMGIKVHMLTGDNSLTAKFIADQAGISHFFADALPSDKENYIISLQKSGAKVAMVGDGINDSQALSRADVSVAMGRGTDIAMDVSMMTIMTNDLRLLPRAIELSGKTVRLIRQNLFWAFIYNLIGIPIAAGLLYPVNGTLLSPMIAAAAMAFSSVSVVLNSLRLSGK; from the coding sequence ATGGTGATGAAAAGAGTATACCCGGTAACAAATATGAGTTGCGCTGGGTGTGCGGCAGGGGTTGAAAAGACCCTTCAGGCACAGCCTGGAGTTATTTATGCAGTTGTTAATTTTGCCGACTCCAGTGTTGTACTGGAGACAGATTCAGATGTTACATCACCTGAGAAACTCAGAGATGTTGTCAGAGCAATGGGTTACGATATGATAATTGAGGACCCGGATGAGGCGAGAATAATTAAAGAGGAGAGGGAGCTGAGCAATTTCAGAAAACTTAAAAGGAATACAATTCTTTCATGGGTTTTCTCAACACCGGTTATGATTATTTCAATGCTCTTTATGGACCACTCATCGGCACATGCAGGCATTGATTTGGTTAATATACTGTTAATGATTCTTTCACTTCCGGTGATGGCTGTTTTTGGAAGAGGTTTCTTTATAACAGGATTCAAACAGGCGGGAATGCGCAGGGCAAATATGGATACGCTTGTGGCACTAAGCACATCAATAGCATTTCTGTTTAGTACATTTAATACAATATGGCCCTCATTCTGGCTGGAAAGAGGATTGCAGCCCGTAGTCTATTTTGAAGCGGCAGTTATGATAATATCCTTTGTTCTTTTGGGCAAATTTCTTGAGGAGAGGGCAAAGGGGAACACCACCGCATCAATAAAAAAGCTGATGGGACTTGCTCCGCAAACTGCGACAGTAATCAGAAACGGTGAAAGAATTGAGGTGGCTGTCTCAACCATTAAGGCGGGTGAGATTGTAGTTGTAAGGCCGGGTGAGAAAATCCCTGTTGATGGATTATTAACAGAGGGTGACTCATATGTGGATGAGAGTATGATTTCCGGTGAGCCTATAGGAGTTTTAAAGAGGAGAGGAGATAGCGTTCTTGCAGGAACCATAAACCAAAAAGGGAGCTTTAATTTTGAAGCAACCAGAGTGGGAAGCGAGACAGTTTTATCAAAGATTATTGCAATGGTTAAAGAGGCGCAGGGGAGTAAAGCTCCTGTCCAGAGAATTGTTGATAAAATTGCAGCTGTTTTTGTCCCTTCAGTACTGGCTCTCTCAATGTTAACATTAATTCTTTGGTTGATTATTGGCGGAAGCGAGCACATTTTTCACGCACTACTCTCTGCAGTTTCAGTGCTGGTAATAGCCTGCCCATGCGCACTCGGCCTTGCAACACCTACTGCTCTTATGGTTGGAATAGGAAAGGCTGCAGAGGAGCATATTCTTATAAAGGATGCAACTGCACTTGAGCAGATAATGAACATTAATGATGTTGTCCTGGATAAAACCGGAACTATCACTGAGGGGATCCCTTCAGTTACAAATTATAAATATACCGGGGAGGAGGGCCACCTTGCCGTTCTGGCAGAGATGGAGAGAAAATCCGAACATCCACTTGCAGAGGCAATTGTGGAGTGGGCAGAATCTGAACTTGGAGCTACTGATGGTTCAGTAAATATCTCTGATTTTGAAAGTATAACCGGCAAGGGTGTTAAGTGTAAGTATGACGGAGATATCTGGTGGGCCGGAAATGCGGATATGGTAAGTTGTAATATACCCGCAGAGATAAGGGCTTTAACAGAGGATTGGCAGGGAAGAGGGCTTAGTATTATTTACTATGGAAGAGAGAATACTCTTTTAGCTGTAATTGCTGCTGCCGATAAAATTAATGCTGGTTCAGTATCTGCTGTTGAGCGACTTAAGAATATGGGAATAAAAGTCCATATGTTAACCGGGGATAATTCATTGACAGCTAAGTTTATAGCAGATCAGGCCGGAATTAGTCACTTTTTTGCTGACGCACTTCCTTCTGATAAAGAGAATTATATTATATCTTTACAGAAGAGTGGCGCAAAGGTTGCGATGGTAGGCGACGGCATAAATGACTCTCAGGCACTATCAAGGGCTGATGTCAGCGTTGCTATGGGAAGAGGAACAGACATAGCAATGGATGTATCTATGATGACTATTATGACCAATGATCTGAGACTCCTGCCAAGAGCAATAGAGTTGTCCGGAAAGACAGTGCGCCTCATTAGACAGAACCTGTTCTGGGCATTTATTTATAACCTGATAGGTATCCCCATTGCTGCCGGGTTGCTTTATCCGGTAAACGGCACCCTGCTAAGCCCAATGATAGCAGCTGCAGCTATGGCATTCAGTTCAGTATCCGTTGTATTAAACAGTCTTAGATTGTCCGGCAAATGA
- a CDS encoding proline dehydrogenase family protein, translating into MLDFNNTQVAFASKSNNDLRNAYILFKAMSSNALVKSSKGLTKIATGIGFPLSWAVKPTLYRQFVGGETLQEASKTVVRLMSENIYSVLDYSAEGGKELSDVERTYNEVMRSIDNARGNSSIAFTVFKPTGLIVGNVLEIASVEGAELNDIEKMELDNFKTRFFALCRRAAENGVRILVDAEHYYCQDLFDKLTEEAMEKFNREKVIVFHTLQMYRHDRLDYLKRIHNDAKAGSYKLGIKFVRGAYMEEERERALRMGYISPICATKEETDLNYDNGLRYVTDNIEDIELFSGTHNYASNYLLAELITKKGLSKDDKRIWFSQLYGMSDNITYALAKSGYNVCKYIPYAPVKEVLPYLLRRAEENTSMAGQTGRELGLIKEEMNRRGIRLV; encoded by the coding sequence ATGCTAGATTTCAATAATACACAAGTTGCCTTTGCATCAAAAAGCAATAATGATTTGCGCAACGCATACATCCTTTTTAAAGCCATGTCCAGTAATGCACTGGTAAAGAGCAGTAAGGGGCTTACAAAAATTGCAACAGGAATTGGCTTTCCTCTCTCCTGGGCTGTTAAACCCACCCTTTACAGACAGTTTGTTGGAGGAGAAACTCTTCAGGAGGCTTCTAAGACAGTTGTAAGACTTATGAGTGAAAATATCTACTCAGTGCTTGATTATTCCGCAGAGGGTGGCAAGGAGCTCTCAGATGTAGAGAGGACATACAATGAGGTAATGAGATCCATTGATAATGCCCGCGGGAACTCTTCTATAGCATTTACAGTCTTTAAGCCGACAGGCCTTATAGTTGGGAATGTTCTTGAGATAGCTTCAGTGGAGGGTGCTGAGCTGAATGATATAGAGAAGATGGAACTTGATAACTTCAAAACAAGATTTTTTGCATTATGCAGAAGAGCTGCCGAGAACGGAGTGAGAATACTTGTTGATGCAGAACACTACTACTGTCAGGATCTTTTTGACAAACTTACTGAGGAGGCTATGGAGAAGTTTAACAGAGAAAAGGTTATCGTTTTTCATACTCTCCAGATGTACAGACACGACAGATTGGATTACCTTAAGAGAATACATAACGATGCAAAGGCCGGAAGTTATAAACTTGGAATCAAGTTTGTCCGCGGAGCCTATATGGAGGAGGAGCGTGAGAGAGCTCTCCGGATGGGTTATATATCACCAATCTGTGCAACTAAGGAGGAGACAGATTTAAACTACGACAATGGTTTGAGATATGTTACAGATAATATTGAAGATATTGAGCTTTTCAGCGGGACTCATAATTATGCCAGCAATTACCTGCTTGCAGAGCTGATTACTAAAAAGGGACTCTCAAAAGATGATAAAAGAATCTGGTTCTCACAGCTTTATGGTATGAGTGACAATATTACATATGCACTTGCAAAATCTGGATACAATGTTTGCAAATACATCCCTTACGCTCCTGTAAAAGAGGTGCTCCCTTACCTGCTTAGAAGGGCTGAGGAGAATACCTCAATGGCCGGGCAGACAGGCAGGGAACTTGGACTGATAAAAGAGGAAATGAACAGAAGAGGCATCAGACTTGTTTAA
- a CDS encoding DUF438 domain-containing protein: MSEYINNSSQRKELLKHMLLELHKGEAPEQVQERVKSLLKQIPYNEVVEVEQELIAEGLPEQEILKFCDLHSAVLEGSLTGHDAPVPDGHPVDTFKKENREIAKVIEKIRTLLVRMEIIKGMPDDKDFINALVIDLKREFNMLSDVDKHYKRKEYLLFPFLEKAGITGPPKVMWGKHDEIREILGAVHDSLVPGTPITGSDLYSLGDMIIRPTIEQTESMIMKEEEILLPMCLETLTQEDWIQVYNETGIYGYCIYDPKIEWNPEPKEGDSDTGTKPATGVEYTTGGPVRLSSGSFDIKEMEALFVTLPIDITYVDANDKVKFFSHSPNRVFERNRSIIGRDVRLCHPPGSVHIVEQILADFKSGKEHQAKFWISNFMGRFVYIEYTALRGKDGEYLGVIEITQDISEFRKLEGDQRLLSYTKK, translated from the coding sequence ATGAGCGAATACATCAATAATTCAAGTCAGAGAAAAGAGCTTCTGAAGCATATGCTTCTGGAACTTCATAAAGGGGAGGCCCCGGAACAGGTTCAGGAGAGAGTTAAATCCCTTCTTAAACAAATACCATACAATGAAGTGGTTGAGGTGGAACAGGAGTTGATTGCAGAGGGCCTTCCGGAGCAGGAGATTTTAAAATTTTGTGACCTTCACAGCGCTGTACTTGAAGGTAGCCTAACCGGTCATGATGCCCCTGTACCGGATGGTCACCCTGTTGACACCTTCAAAAAGGAGAACAGAGAGATAGCTAAGGTTATTGAGAAGATAAGGACCCTGCTGGTAAGAATGGAGATTATCAAGGGAATGCCGGACGACAAAGACTTTATCAACGCATTGGTTATTGATCTTAAAAGAGAGTTCAATATGCTCTCTGATGTGGATAAACACTATAAACGCAAAGAGTATCTTCTTTTTCCTTTCCTTGAAAAGGCAGGAATAACCGGCCCTCCAAAGGTAATGTGGGGTAAACACGATGAGATAAGGGAGATTCTTGGAGCTGTTCATGATTCACTTGTGCCGGGCACACCAATAACCGGCAGTGACCTCTACTCTCTTGGAGATATGATTATAAGGCCCACAATAGAACAGACAGAGAGTATGATCATGAAGGAGGAGGAGATTCTTCTTCCAATGTGTCTGGAAACTCTTACTCAGGAGGATTGGATACAGGTATACAATGAAACCGGAATATACGGTTACTGTATATATGATCCAAAGATTGAATGGAACCCTGAACCAAAAGAGGGTGACAGCGATACTGGCACAAAACCGGCAACAGGAGTAGAGTACACAACAGGAGGACCGGTAAGACTCTCCTCAGGAAGTTTTGACATTAAGGAGATGGAGGCGCTCTTTGTTACCCTCCCTATTGATATTACATATGTTGACGCCAACGACAAGGTTAAGTTTTTCTCTCACAGCCCCAACAGAGTCTTTGAGCGAAACAGGTCAATAATTGGAAGGGATGTGAGACTTTGCCACCCTCCGGGGAGCGTTCACATTGTTGAGCAAATTCTGGCGGATTTTAAAAGCGGAAAGGAGCATCAGGCAAAATTCTGGATAAGTAATTTTATGGGCAGGTTTGTTTATATTGAATATACTGCTCTGAGAGGCAAAGATGGTGAATACCTTGGTGTGATTGAGATCACCCAGGATATATCTGAGTTCAGGAAACTGGAGGGTGATCAGCGGCTTCTCTCCTACACAAAAAAATGA
- a CDS encoding DUF1858 domain-containing protein, which translates to MMKDITLETKISEILNERPELEHTLFELSPAFAKLQSPILRRTVARVTSVKQAASIAGIDASHMLTMLRKAAGLEPLVKKEETPEASSLLEEPCPEWFHEESVKIKFDASGVLEEGNVPMGRIIEESKNLLPGEIYLFTTPFVPAPIIEILHNKNFMVWSRRKDDIIENFVVKY; encoded by the coding sequence ATGATGAAGGACATAACATTAGAGACAAAGATTTCAGAGATACTTAACGAACGGCCGGAGCTTGAGCATACACTGTTCGAGCTCTCGCCCGCTTTTGCCAAGCTTCAGAGCCCGATTCTCAGAAGGACGGTTGCAAGAGTGACCTCTGTAAAACAGGCTGCCTCAATAGCAGGCATAGATGCTTCTCATATGCTTACAATGCTTAGGAAAGCTGCAGGTTTAGAGCCACTTGTAAAAAAAGAGGAGACGCCAGAGGCAAGTAGTTTACTTGAGGAGCCCTGCCCTGAGTGGTTTCACGAGGAGAGTGTTAAAATAAAATTTGATGCATCCGGAGTTCTTGAAGAGGGAAATGTACCAATGGGAAGAATAATTGAAGAGAGTAAAAATCTGCTTCCCGGAGAGATTTATCTGTTTACCACCCCATTTGTACCTGCACCAATAATTGAAATTCTCCACAACAAGAACTTTATGGTCTGGAGCAGACGAAAGGATGATATAATTGAAAACTTTGTTGTAAAATATTAA